Proteins encoded together in one Ferroglobus placidus DSM 10642 window:
- a CDS encoding PIN domain-containing protein has protein sequence MIRLIIDTNIIISALLKSKKIKDLLMKEDRISLFTPAYTYFEILRHYDKISKYTDFSERDLWFAITQVLPKRIRICGEYVYFDKIPEAYEIARQFDESDTPFIALSLKLNAPIWTGDKEMIKYGLKSGKYLVLDTEAVEKLAKGKKLEEVLEDLKKRYLGQI, from the coding sequence ATGATTAGGTTGATCATCGATACAAACATTATCATCTCAGCTTTGTTAAAAAGTAAGAAGATTAAGGATTTGTTGATGAAGGAAGATCGAATATCTCTTTTCACTCCCGCCTACACGTATTTCGAAATTCTCAGACATTACGACAAGATCTCCAAATATACGGATTTTAGCGAGAGGGATTTGTGGTTTGCAATCACACAAGTTTTGCCCAAGAGAATTCGTATATGCGGAGAGTATGTTTATTTTGACAAAATCCCAGAAGCTTATGAAATAGCAAGGCAATTTGATGAAAGTGACACTCCTTTTATTGCTCTGTCTTTAAAGCTAAACGCCCCTATCTGGACAGGAGACAAGGAGATGATCAAATACGGCTTGAAGAGTGGCAAGTATTTAGTTTTGGACACAGAAGCAGTTGAAAAGCTTGCTAAAGGTAAAAAGCTTGAAGAAGTCTTGGAAGATTTGAAGAAAAGGTATCTAGGGCAGATCTGA
- a CDS encoding PIN domain-containing protein: protein MIKLVVNSNIVFSSLIKGKKSRILRKIIFFSSIIELIAPEELLIEIQKHFEKFNSEELEECFHILFTRIGIVPREYYRDKISEAYDIARQFDESDTPFIALSLKLNAPIWTGDKEMIKYGLKSDKYLALDTQAVEELTKGRKLEEVLEDLKKRYLSS from the coding sequence ATGATTAAACTTGTTGTGAATTCGAACATCGTTTTTAGCTCTTTGATCAAGGGAAAAAAGAGTAGGATATTAAGGAAAATAATATTTTTCAGCTCAATTATAGAGCTAATTGCTCCAGAGGAGCTCCTAATCGAAATACAGAAACACTTTGAGAAGTTTAATTCTGAAGAATTGGAGGAGTGCTTTCACATTTTGTTTACTCGGATTGGTATTGTCCCACGGGAATACTACAGGGACAAAATCTCCGAAGCTTATGACATAGCGAGACAATTTGATGAAAGTGACACTCCTTTTATTGCTCTGTCTTTGAAGCTCAACGCCCCTATCTGGACAGGAGACAAGGAGATGATCAAATACGGTTTGAAAAGTGATAAGTATTTAGCCTTAGACACTCAGGCAGTTGAAGAGCTTACCAAAGGCAGAAAGCTCGAAGAGGTTTTGGAGGATTTGAAGAAAAGGTATTTATCTTCTTAG
- a CDS encoding type II toxin-antitoxin system RelE family toxin, which yields MSYSVFLHPQVVKFLKKIPKTDVERIKTKLAELSDPTP from the coding sequence ATGAGCTACAGCGTTTTTCTTCATCCGCAGGTCGTTAAATTTCTCAAGAAGATTCCTAAAACGGATGTCGAAAGGATCAAAACTAAACTCGCCGAACTTTCCGATCCTACTCCGTAA
- a CDS encoding PIN domain-containing protein: MRSFSFIDVNVFVYWLCGHPSFGEKAKNWIKRIDKEGNYLTSTLTLYETLVIVAGLTNKSLTDEEFVKTVVESFTSIGGLKIEPLVKEDFAKALDIMSDFGLDFEDSLHLAVAKRKNAEEIISNDSDFDKTGIKRVF; encoded by the coding sequence ATCAGATCCTTTAGCTTCATTGACGTCAACGTATTCGTTTACTGGCTCTGTGGACACCCCTCTTTTGGTGAAAAAGCCAAAAACTGGATCAAAAGAATTGATAAGGAGGGAAATTACTTAACTTCCACTCTGACTCTCTACGAAACTCTCGTAATCGTCGCCGGATTGACGAACAAAAGTTTAACGGATGAAGAATTTGTTAAAACCGTCGTTGAGTCATTCACGAGCATAGGAGGTTTGAAAATCGAGCCACTTGTCAAAGAAGATTTCGCAAAAGCTTTAGATATCATGAGCGATTTCGGACTGGACTTCGAAGATTCTTTGCATTTAGCCGTTGCTAAGAGAAAGAATGCTGAGGAAATAATCTCAAACGATAGCGATTTCGACAAAACCGGTATTAAGAGGGTTTTCTAA
- a CDS encoding ribbon-helix-helix domain-containing protein: MGTLTISISDEVEKKLRSFVKEKYGSSKGAMSKIIEEALKIYFSMLEKKKKVFRAYRGEELVAEARDLEELARILKEKNIDPRSVKIVSSEPIKPVARMGWK; this comes from the coding sequence ATGGGAACATTAACTATCTCGATAAGCGACGAGGTCGAAAAGAAGTTGAGAAGCTTTGTGAAAGAAAAATACGGTTCGAGCAAGGGTGCGATGTCGAAAATTATAGAAGAAGCTTTAAAGATCTACTTTTCGATGCTGGAGAAGAAGAAAAAGGTCTTCAGAGCTTACAGAGGAGAGGAGCTCGTCGCTGAAGCTCGCGACCTCGAAGAGCTCGCGAGAATATTGAAAGAGAAGAATATAGATCCGAGAAGCGTGAAAATAGTTTCTTCCGAGCCTATAAAGCCGGTCGCGAGAATGGGTTGGAAGTAG
- a CDS encoding AbrB/MazE/SpoVT family DNA-binding domain-containing protein, with translation MKVRVDRYGRIVLPKEIRERLGIHENSELTLSVREDEIVIRVQREDLEKKVDDLIEFLKNNAPKAFVSEVEEEEKWMTRKYGLEKIGLKE, from the coding sequence GTGAAAGTGAGGGTTGACAGGTATGGGAGAATAGTTCTGCCGAAGGAGATTAGGGAGAGGCTTGGCATTCACGAGAACTCCGAGCTTACGCTGAGTGTAAGAGAAGACGAAATAGTAATTAGAGTTCAAAGAGAGGATCTTGAGAAAAAGGTGGACGATTTGATTGAATTTTTGAAGAATAACGCACCGAAAGCTTTTGTTTCTGAAGTTGAGGAGGAAGAAAAATGGATGACGAGAAAATACGGTTTGGAAAAGATCGGATTGAAGGAGTAA
- a CDS encoding clan AA aspartic protease, whose translation MFVNGTPVIEIVLSNPLLSVTFPESGRVLAVIDTGYEGFAVVPREVFKKLRLDELSQYKRVLTLPTGKLVESTGSYARIVIPEIEAFRDGFVETTQGVDEIVLGTEFLEGFKLVLDYCARSFEMSSCW comes from the coding sequence ATGTTCGTTAACGGAACTCCTGTTATCGAGATCGTTCTGAGCAACCCTCTTCTTTCCGTGACTTTTCCTGAATCCGGCAGGGTGCTTGCGGTCATCGACACGGGCTACGAAGGTTTTGCAGTCGTCCCGAGAGAGGTTTTCAAAAAGCTCCGTCTCGACGAGCTGAGTCAGTACAAGAGAGTTTTAACTCTTCCTACAGGAAAGCTTGTCGAATCCACAGGCTCTTATGCCAGAATCGTGATTCCTGAGATTGAAGCATTTAGAGACGGATTTGTGGAAACTACCCAAGGAGTGGACGAAATAGTGCTCGGAACGGAGTTTTTAGAAGGATTTAAGCTCGTGCTCGACTACTGCGCGAGAAGTTTTGAAATGAGCTCGTGCTGGTAA